One Plasmodium berghei ANKA genome assembly, chromosome: 13 genomic region harbors:
- a CDS encoding DNA polymerase theta, putative, with translation MFFAKQKKKDKKENPAICHRRLGIFKKKLYKNNHQLIYISLSGHVYTSPDYREAAEFDNDILTKLKISKTGEYSSINNPKFVYETVNDLNKIDKLIHDEKNFEYYYIPLSIIRKYNEIKIYELYDEQIECLRNAFENEYIESSLNDKKNDIIYDATHVQDVNEIFNSEFFSAFENFGEKGEMIKCLHSNVMVEYVQEKNMKETQIKNTRNDKEFYKNFLFSMPTGMGKTLIYDIIIIRFILYKGYRVILTLPTVSLINEKYDYYEMLLGNSTVSLNIKKFNSFNFTGYSYSLSTDIALCTYEQANIIINIIIKNNLKSNFIFIIDEIHYINDLQRGFFIESLLTKIKYAQKNYNHIFNLRAYGFSATLSNIDHIGKWLEAKIRISSKKTQKIKYLYKIKNVMYKDIDQTYIERTLDIPYVLDPDHLGYILSEELILKRNVLIFCSTKKQSEKVASFISNVIPYYLKNHDFNISIELLEKRKILIKQLNEIKDINISILEIEKLIINGIFYHHSELGKNEKDIIENALRNNILFCLCCTTTLSVGVNFNVHTIIIRNIKIGISFLTKDQIIQISGRCGRLKKKVDGNNNLTIKPLHSNNKKSNNSLYNETEKHELTKVINTNNSNCYIKDYDTNCDGKVIIFLNCKDDVEYLKRLFQDDGEKKTIKSTMENFDLCKFIIELIELNIIKTKKDIIYFFFLYVLKFCKYDMETDQIKDNVFPEIYKESILLEIKQIFQYLFDNKLIIIPYEKEQNYYYYIFEQIYNVNLYKMENIFNFNFLNQHINTDIMIKSNLQQKINIFKNLCNHYRSNSILDQENEKCTIPFITILSIFKDTHINQNIFPNLFVQFIKYLFLININNKQNNFYVYDILEEDDDITCSEISAYVHSAPTSLDFIFNYSIIHITYVKGFSPDTLLMIFVFCLGSDINLKINFEIYESALLQNNDKINTLKIFKYLDLNMDILQKYKMRKNENFKEVSERFLKGEINIEEISQTFEWVKIKRFYFSLIIYDIFNTDLYTVSQKYKLKTKELKKLYIKSCYNLSFNCKVIRNFKNSLSIFCIILENLLLKMKSKISPHIF, from the exons ATGTTTTTtgcaaaacaaaaaaaaaaagataaaaaggaaaaccCAGCAATATGTCATAGAAG ATTaggaatatttaaaaaaaaattatataaaaataatcacCAGTTGATATACATTTCTTTATCGGGACATGTCTACACAAGT cCTGATTATAGAGAGGCTGCGGAATTTGACAATGATATTCTCAccaaattgaaaatatcaA AAACAGGAGAATATTCCTCGATAAACAATCCCAAGTTTGTATATGAAACAGTGAACgatttaaacaaaatagaCAAATTGATTCATGATGAAAAgaattttgaatattacTACATACCGCTATCTATCATAAG AAAATATAAcgaaattaaaatatatgaattatatgATGAACAAATCGAATGTTTAAGAAATGCTTTTGAAAATGAATACATTGAAAGTAGcttaaatgataaaaaaaatgatataatatacGATGCTACGCATGTTCAAGATGTAAATGAGATATTTAATTCAGAGTTTTTTTCTGCCTTTGAAAATTTTGGAGAAAAAGGGGAAATGATAAAATGCTTGCACAGTAATGTAATGGTTGAGTATGTTCAGgaaaaaaacatgaaagaaacccaaataaaaaatactcgaaatgataaagaattttataaaaacttTTTGTTCAGTATGCCAACAGGAATGGGAAAAACATTAATTTatgatattataattattcgatttattttatacaaaGGATATAGAGTTATATTAACTTTACCAACTGTATCactaataaatgaaaaatacgATTATTATGAAATGCTACTAGGAAATAGCACAGTATCATtaaacattaaaaaatttaatagcTTTAATTTTACTGGTTATTCTTATAGTCTATCGACTGATATAGCTTTATGTACATATGAACAAgctaatattataattaatattataattaaaaataatttaaaatccaattttatttttattattgatGAAATTCactatataaatgatttgCAAAGAGGATTTTTCATTGAATCcttattaacaaaaattaaatatgcccaaaaaaattacaatcatatttttaatttacgAGCATATGGTTTCTCGGCAACTTTATCCAACATCGACCAT ATCGGAAAGTGGCTGGAAGCGAAGATACGAATAAGTAGCAAAAAgacacaaaaaataaaatacctatataaaataaaaaatgtgatgTATAAAGATATAGATCAAACATATATTGAGAGGACATTGGATATCCCATATGTATTAGATCCAGATCATTTaggatatatattaagtgaagaattaattttaaaaagaaatgtattaatattttgttcaacaaaaaaacaaagCGAAAAAGTTGCATCATTTATAAGTAATGTAAttccatattatttaaaaaatcatgattttaatataagcattgaattattagaaaaaaggaaaattttaataaaacaattaaatgagataaaagatataaatataagcattttagaaatagaaaaattaattattaatggaattttttatcatcattcTGAATtaggaaaaaatgaaaaagacaTTATCGAAAATGCCCttagaaataatatactaTTTTGTCTTTGTTGTACAACAACTTTATCTGTTGGTGTAAATTTCAATGTACATACAATCATTATAcggaatataaaaataggtatttcatttttaacaaaagatcaaattattcaaatatCTGGAAGGTGTGGAaggttaaaaaaaaaagttgatggaaataataatttgacTATAAAACCTTTACattctaataataaaaaaagcaaCAATAGTTTGTATAATGAAACAGAAAAGCATGAACTTACAAAAgttataaatacaaataatagtaattgCTATATCAAAGATTATGATACAAATTGTGATGGAAaggtaataatatttttaaattgtaaAGATGATgtagaatatttaaaaaggtTATTTCAAGATGATGgagagaaaaaaacaataaaaagcACAATGgaaaattttgatttatgtaaatttattatcGAACTAAtagaattaaatattataaaaacaaaaaaagatattatctattttttttttttatatgtccttaaattttgtaaatatgaTATGGAAACTGatcaaataaaagataatgTGTTTcctgaaatatataaagaaagcATATTACTCgaaattaaacaaatttttcAATACTTATTcgataataaattaattattatacctTATGAGAAAGAAcagaattattattattatatatttgaacaaatttataatgttaacttatataaaatggaaaatatttttaattttaattttttaaatcagcATATTAATACAgatattatgataaaatcaaatttacaacaaaaaattaatatcttcaaaaatttatgtaatCATTATAGATCAAACAGTATATTAGAccaagaaaatgaaaaatgcACAATACCAtttataacaattttatcTATTTTTAAAGATACTCATattaatcaaaatatatttccaaaCTTATTTGTccaatttattaaatatttatttcttattaacataaacaataaacaaaataatttttatgtatatgaCATTCTTGAGGAAGATGATGACATTACATGTTCAGAAATATCTGCTTATGTTCATTCGGCTCCTACTTCTTtagattttatttttaactaCTCTATAATTCATATCACATATGTTAAAG gTTTTTCTCCGGATACGCTTCTAAtgatttttgtattttgtCTAGGTTCCGACATAAACTTGAAAATTAATTTCGAAATATACGAAAGTGCATTACTTCAAAATAACGACAAAATTAATACCctaaaaattttcaaatacCTAGACCTTAATATGGAcatattacaaaaatacaAGATGCGAAAAAATGAGAATTTCAAGGAGGTTTCTGAGCGATTTCTCAAGGGGGA AATAAATATCGAAGAAATATCCCAAACATTTGAATGGGTAAAGATAAAAAGGTTTTACTTCAGTCTTATTATTTACGATATTTTTAACACTGACCTATATACCGTTTCACAAAA atataaattaaaaacaaaagaattaaaaaaattatacataaaGAGCTGCTATAATCTTTCCTTTAATTGCAAAGTTATAAggaattttaaaaattcatt aagcattttttgcataattttagaaaatttgTTGTTGAAGATGAAATCAAAAATTTCCccccatattttttaa
- a CDS encoding signal peptidase complex catalytic subunit SEC11, putative: MDFIKEQYNSAILDLKKTFRNPRDSISHILNVICLLLNAFMIWKLLVYATGCESPIVVVLSGSMEPGYYRGDTLALYNPPIIHAGDVVVYQINGRDIPIVHRILNIHKTKNNQYHLLSKGDNNNIDDRGLYDTHQYWLENQHVLGLSVGYAPYIGMLTIWVNEYPTIKWGIVSVMLLMILLGYE; encoded by the exons ATGGATTTCATAAAAGAACAATATAATTCGGCAATATTAGATCTTAAAAAAACTTTTAGAAATCCAAGAGATAGCATATCCCACATATTAAATGTTATATGTTTGTTGCTAAATGCTTTTATGATATGGAAACTATTAGTATATGCCACAg GATGTGAATCACCTATTGTTGTTGTATTAAGTGGGAGTATGGAACCCGGATATTACAGAGGGGATACTTTGGCTTTATATAATCCACCAATTATACATGCTGGTGATGTTGTAgtatatcaaataaatgGAAGGGATATTCCAATTGTTCATagaatattaaatattcacaaaacaaaaaacaatcaatatcatttattatcaaaaggagataataataatattgatgaTAGAGGTTTATATGATACACATCAATATTGGTTAGAAAACCAACATGTTCTTGGGCTTTCAGTTGGATATGCACCATATATCGGAATGTTAACCATATGGGTTAATGAATATCCAACTATTAAATGGGGAATAGTTTCAGTGATGTTATTAATGATATTACTTGGGTAtgaataa
- a CDS encoding CPW-WPC family protein encodes MIRLSFVLLVTFAYVHKFFFFACTVHNKNDNKSENILSSNGILKNIVKHSPKISEDEINESTMKIVKKAHEDENKILEKIGACQKDYTLPCPKYWEQNQKIMNNEKIITCTANNEYEGFCEKYQSFTYFSEEDKMNFELSCNVEWECKNLNSTCSNGKRDYTEPCPIGFIVQNDNSCKADIKIYDGMCNSDNINFNHMSNSEKNDWSVACGAYWECYKECKPNEIFSNCPKNWKEINKYDCIPNEKYKGPCKGKHNFQYYTKTMKIEFEEMCKTKFVCTKNCQKNYEENCPIDWVKQNGYCLAPTSFNFCNKKKLSIENLTVNDKIKFEKECLVNWECKENEDDNSFCQIDWFYDCPYNWIKQKHNEKKYICNSNSSNYNGKCKNIILENNSNEVTKRKIASSCHTPWPCMNKKLLPFINTPNKNNTKQDNDKNKINGSITQNGDIYNRNIYHIIDDDKDLPDFDILS; translated from the coding sequence ATGATACGACTTTCCTTTGTACTACTAGTTACATTTGCGTATGTGcataagttttttttttttgcatgcactgttcataataaaaatgataacaaatcagaaaatatattaagcTCAAATggaattttaaaaaatattgtaaagCATTCACCAAAAATAAGCGaagatgaaataaatgaaagcacaatgaaaatagttaaaaaaGCACATgaagatgaaaataaaatattagaaaaaataggAGCATGTCAAAAAGATTATACATTACCATGCCCAAAATATTGGGAACAAAaccaaaaaattatgaacaatgaaaaaattattacatgTACAGCTAATAATGAGTATGAAGGATTTTGTGAAAAATATCAAtcatttacatatttttctgaagaagataaaatgaattttgAATTAAGTTGCAATGTAGAATGGGAATGTAAGAATTTGAATAGTACTTGTTCAAATGGAAAAAGAGATTACACAGAACCATGCCCTATAGGTTTTATTGTTCAAAACGATAATAGTTGCAAAGctgatataaaaatatatgatggTATGTGCAATagtgataatataaattttaatcaCATGAGCAattcagaaaaaaatgattggAGTGTTGCATGTGGTGCTTATTGGGAATGTTATAAAGAATGTAAAccaaatgaaatattttcaaattgtccaaaaaattggaaagaaataaataaatatgattgTATAcctaatgaaaaatataaaggtCCATGTAAAGGGAAAcataattttcaatattatacaaaaacAATGAAAATTGAATTTGAAGAAATGtgtaaaacaaaatttgtGTGCACAAAAAATTgccaaaaaaattatgaagaAAATTGCCCAATTGATTGGGTAAAACAAAACGGATATTGTTTAGCACCAacatcatttaatttttgtaataaaaaaaaattatcgaTCGAAAATTTAACagtaaatgataaaataaaatttgaaaaagaaTGCTTAGTTAATTGGGAAtgtaaagaaaatgaagatgATAATTCTTTTTGCCAAATAGACTGGTTTTATGATTGTCCATATAATTggataaaacaaaaacataatgaaaaaaaatatatttgtaattcTAATTCTTCTAATTATAATggaaaatgtaaaaatattattttagaaaataattcaaacgAAGTTactaaaagaaaaatagcTTCGAGTTGTCATACCCCTTGGCCAtgtatgaataaaaaactcctaccttttataaatactccaaataaaaataatacaaaacaagataatgataaaaacaaaataaatggaTCAATAACACAAAATGGAGACATATATAATCggaatatttatcatataattGATGATGATAAAGATTTACCAGATTTTGATATATTGTCATAA
- a CDS encoding protein tyrosine phosphatase-like protein: MNIKNRCLFIYNTVSCLLWICVLYVSLEYALYKEKRPITKFWGQHKNLIAITQSLSIFDVLFSLFGFIKSDIKIVMTQIFSRFFIVHLIFNYLPNNNKWILSCLIPWAIIDIIRYLIYSLNLLNIRIGILTSLRNKLPLILYPIGIVSEVVCTLTSLKNIQSTPFLRSFPYAMPNNLNFQIDIYYFCIFILFLYIPGSILVYTTAVRKSRGKTTTNEKKVN, encoded by the exons atgaatataaagaatagatgtttatttatttataacacTGTATCCTGTTTATTGTGGATATGTGTGTTGTATGTTTCGTTAGAATATGCTTTATATAAAGAGAAACGCCCTATTACTAAATTTTGGGGTcaacataaaaatttgataGCTATAACTCAATCGTTATCCATTTTTGATGTACTATTCTCACTTTTCG gtTTTATAAAATCGGATATTAAAATAGTAATGACTCAAATATTCAGccgtttttttattgttcatttaatttttaattatttaccaaacaataataaatggaTATTGTCTTGTTTAATTCCATGGGCAATTATAGATATAATTCGCTATCTTATATATTCTCTCAATTTGCTAAATATAAGAATTGGAATATTAACATCCTTACGAAATAAAC ttCCGCTGATACTATACCCAATAGGAATTGTATCTGAAGTTGTATGTACACTGACTAGcctaaaaaatattcaatcAACTCCTTTTTTAAGATCATTTCCTTATGCAATGCCCAACAATTTGAATTTTCAAATTGACATTTACTATTTTtgcattttcattttgttccTTTACATTCCTGGAAGCATACTTGTTTATACAACCGCCGTTAG AAAAAGCAGAGGAAAAACCACAACAAACGAAAAAAAGGTGAactga
- a CDS encoding glutamine--tRNA ligase, putative, which produces MEHVEKIYIKNTSDLGNEFFYFYNWIKEKFNISLIINESNSLRHNIVLELSEGNNISLNELNSCEVIFHIIRNSHNKKDNWGNEFENEQDVEENPFKIVQIEELKQFLKNILLQKKKLENDFFEKIENEMIKKNNNIFAKDKLRYVDFLLFCILKKNKIEKINPKYENLNNWFLKNNISIKEESMSSFTNTNFIHQIIEDDLKKKKHSFVITRFPPEPNGYLHLGHAKSICLNFGLSQKYGGKTHLRFDDTNPVTEDIRYINSIQEDVKWLGFNWNEHLYYASDYFDQLYEWALQLIKQGDAYVDDQSIEEIRKNRGSLKEPGINSPYRNRSIEENLILFENMKLGKYKDGEKVLRAKIDMSSGNINLRDPVLYRIMNKIHPKTKNKWVIYPMYDFAHGQSDSIEKITHSICTLEFETHRPLYEWFQEKLGIFKTRQIEFARLNVSYMVMSKRKLLTLVNEKWVNDWDDPRMPTISGMRRRGYSPDAIKDFCNKVGVAKRENMISYELLELCAREDMNKKAIRLFCVLKPLKVVITNFDDNLYNNTNYYELTALNHPKNEQMGTRKIKFEKEIYIDHDDFQENPASNFYRLAPNRTVRLRYGFCIKCNEVIKDESSGKIIELRCTYDPDSKSGNPSTSNTTETGENVKKVKATIHWVSAKNSHEAEFRMYDKLFLKANPESNDDTYNVEKIMKKFTTELENNPNNNDGITMENDLDKTYENEYYLDTENKNDDQEKLKTDNDNKSGWRKYINKNSLVVHHGLVENYSKNCNVGCPIQFERIGFFVKDKDSTDDAPIFNLTVELVENASIKKNKKEDFIQKEMDKLKREQIANMRKMKKEQKRLKDQVKLEVA; this is translated from the coding sequence ATGGAACATGtcgaaaaaatatatattaagaaTACGTCGGATTTAGgaaatgaatttttttatttttacaattggattaaagaaaaatttaacATTTCACTTATAATTAATGAAAGTAATAGTTTACGCCATAATATAGTACTTGAATTATCAGAAGGGAATAACATATCTTTAAATGAGCTTAATTCATGTGAAgttatatttcatataattagGAATAGTCATAATAAGAAAGATAATTGGGGTAACGAATTTGAAAACGAACAAGATGTTGAAGAAAATccttttaaaattgttcaaatagaagaattaaaacagtttttaaaaaacattttattacaaaagaaaaaattagaaaatgatttttttgaaaaaattgaaaacgAAATGAtcaagaaaaataataatattttcgcGAAGGACAAATTAAGATATGTtgattttttgttattttgtattttaaaaaaaaataaaatagaaaaaataaatcctaaatatgaaaacttaaataattggtttttaaaaaataacatttcGATAAAAGAAGAATCTATGAGCTCGTTTACTAAcacaaattttattcatcaaataattgaagatgatttaaaaaaaaaaaaacattcaTTTGTTATAACTCGTTTCCCACCTGAACCCAATGGTTATTTACATCTAGGACATGCAAAAAGTATATGTTTAAATTTTGGATTATCTCAAAAATATGGAGGTAAAACACATCTACGATTTGATGATACAAACCCAGTTACTGAAGATATAAGATATATAAATTCAATACAAGAAGATGTTAAATGGTTAGGTTTTAATTGGAATgaacatttatattatgcatCTGATTATTTTGATCAATTATATGAATGGGCTCTACAACTCATAAAACAAGGAGATGCATATGTTGATGATCAAAGTATTGAAGAAATCCGAAAAAATAGAGGAAGTTTAAAAGAGCCTGGAATTAATTCACCATATAGAAATAGATCTATTgaagaaaatttaattctttttgaaaatatgaaattaggaaaatataaagatgGAGAAAAAGTTTTAAGAGCAAAAATTGATATGTCTTctggaaatataaatttaagaGATCCAGTATTGTATAgaattatgaataaaatacatcctaaaacaaaaaataaatgggTTATATATCCTATGTATGATTTTGCACATGGTCAATCTGATTCcatagaaaaaattacaCATTCTATATGTACACTAGAATTTGAAACACATAGACCATTATATGAATGGTTCCAAGAAAAATTAGGAATTTTCAAAACAAGACAAATTGAATTTGCTAGGTTAAATGTATCATATATGGTAATGagtaaaagaaaattattaactTTGGTAAATGAAAAGTGGGTAAATGATTGGGACGATCCACGTATGCCCACAATTTCTGGGATGCGAAGAAGGGGGTATAGTCCAGATGCAATTAAAgatttttgtaataaagTTGGAGTAGcaaaaagagaaaatatGATATCATATGAACTCTTAGAATTATGTGCTAGGGAAGACATGAATAAAAAAGCTATAAGATTGTTTTGTGTTTTAAAACCTTTAAAAGTTGTAATTACAAACTTTGatgataatttatataataatactaattattatgaattAACTGCACTAAACCATccaaaaaatgaacaaatgGGAAcgagaaaaataaaatttgaaaaagaaatatatattgatcATGATGATTTTCAAGAAAATCCTGCATCTAATTTTTATAGATTAGCTCCAAATAGGACTGTGAGACTTAGATATGgattttgtataaaatgTAATGAAGTTATAAAAGATGAATCAAGTggtaaaataatagaaCTTAGATGCACATATGATCCCGACAGTAAAAGTGGTAATCCATCAACATCTAACACTACAGAAACTGgagaaaatgtaaaaaaagtaaaagcAACAATACATTGGGTTTCTGCAAAAAATTCACATGAAGCTGAATTTAGAATGtatgataaattatttttaaaagctAATCCAGAATCAAATGATGATACATATAatgttgaaaaaattatgaaaaaatttactactgaattagaaaataatcctaataataatgacgGAATTACAATGGAAAATGATTTGGATAAAACATATGAAAACGAATATTATTTAGATAcagaaaacaaaaatgatGATCAAGAAAAATTGAAAACTGATAACGATAATAAATCAGGATggagaaaatatattaataaaaattcattaGTAGTGCATCATGGTCTTGTTGAAAATTATTCTAAAAATTGTAATGTTGGGTGCCCAATACAATTTGAAAGAATTggattttttgttaaagaTAAAGATTCGACAGATGATGCACCTATCTTTAATCTAACTGTTGAACTCGTTGAAAATGcatctataaaaaaaaacaaaaaagaaGATTTCATACAAAAAGAAATGGATAAACTCAAACGCGAGCAAATTGCTAACATgcgaaaaatgaaaaaggaACAAAAACGACTTAAAGACCAAGTAAAGTTAGAGGTTGCATAA
- a CDS encoding 60S ribosomal protein L23, putative — MKRGRAGTLKNKMRITLSLPVGALINCCDNSGGKNLYIIAVQGFGSCLNRLPAASLGDMVLATVKKGKPDLRKKVLNAIITRQSKAWRRHEGYFIYFEDNAGVIVNPKGEMKGSAITGPVARECAELWPKLSSAASAIV; from the exons atgaagagAGGAAGAGCAGGaacattaaaaaacaaaatgagAATTACCCTATCTTTACCGGTAGGTGCTCTCATCAATTGCTGTGATAATAGTGGAGGAAAAaacttatatattattgctGTTCAG gGTTTCGGATCATGCCTTAACCGTTTACCAGCAGCATCGTTAGGAGATATGGTATTAGCAACTGTAAAGAAAGGAAAACCCgatttaagaaaaaaagtttTAAATGCCATTATTACTCGTCAATCAAAGGCATGGAGAAGACATGAAggttattttatttattttgaagaTAATGCTGGTGTTATTGTAAATCCAAAAGGAGAAATGAAAGGATCAGCAATTACTGGGCCAGTTGCAAGGGAATGTGCTGAATTATGGCCAAAATTATCATCAGCAGCTTCAGCAATTGTTTAA
- a CDS encoding Qa-SNARE protein, putative has protein sequence MPFVDKTDEFFKIVEKIDDNYNIKKDRTITQDTQVGEYASKISELLQTGNQKLYNLERYVKQKGIFNDKTEKIEELTYEVKQIITDSTNTLDSLTHYTYSLNIRNPQCRTHIDNIISSLKNKVFDFTKKFKDVLHIRSEHIKKQMNRRQMYSCISTESPFSNENYKFKPLHDDIDIEGGEQQILKMRDKPSYLHSRADAMENIQKVIGDLAHMFQKVATMVTQQEEMIKRIDEDLDTSLTNTIEGQHYLLTYFNRLTSTRTLIFQVFFCIFILIIFFVLFS, from the exons atgCCTTTTGTTGATAAAACAGAcgaattttttaaaattgttgAAAAGATAGATGATAAttataacataaaaaaagatcGAACTATAACTCAAGATACTCAAGTTGGAGAATATGCATCAAAAATTTCTGAATTATTACAAACTGGAaatcaaaaattatataatttagaacgat ATGTCAAACAAAAGGGAATATTTAACGATAAGACGGAAAAAATAGAAGAACTAACTTATGAAgttaaacaaataattacaGATTCAACAAATACTTTAGATTCTTTAACACACTACACATACAGCTTAAATATTAGAAATCCACAATGTCGAACACATATagataatattatatcttccttgaaaaataaagttttTGATTTTACCAAAAAATTTAAGGATGTACTTCACATTCGAAGCGAG catataaaaaagcaAATGAACAGAAGACAAATGTATTCATGCATTTCAACCGAATCCCCATTTagtaatgaaaattataaatttaaaccTTTACATGATGATATAGATATTGAAGG AGGCGAGCAACAGATCTTGAAAATGAGAGATAAGCCATCTTATTTGCATTCACGAGCTGATGCAATggaaaatattcaaaaggTTATAGGAGATTTAGCACATATGTTTCAAAAAGTTGCTACTATGGTAACTCAACAAGAAGAAATGATTAAACGAATTGATGAAGATTTAGACACATCATTAACTAACACAATAGAAGGACAACATTATCTCTTAACATATTTCAACAGACTCACATCTACTCGAACTCTTATATTTCAG GTCTTTTtctgtatatttattctgatcatattttttgtgttaTTTTCATGA